CTGGTACTGCCGGAAGGAGCGCAGGACGCCCTCCGCGAGGGCGCCCGCCCCGTCGCCGGGCTCCTCCGGCAGTTCCTCCAGCTCCGCGGTCAGGAACGGCCCCGAGGCCTCCACGGACAGCAGCCGCACCCGGGTGGTGCCGGTCGCCAGCACCTCGAACGTGCCGTCGGCACGCTCCCGGACGGTCGCCGCGTCCGCCACGCAGGCCACCGCGTGGAAGGCCTTCACGGGGTCGGGGCCGAAGCCCGCGGCCGGGCCCCGGTCGGGCCGCGCGGTCGGGTCCGGCATGCCCGGGGCGCTCGGCGCCACCTCGTGGCCGTCGCGGATCGCCACGACGGCGAACCGGCGGGGTTCGTCCTCGGGCGTCTTCAGCAGGTCGCGCATCATGGCGCGATACCGCTCCTCGAAGACGTTCAGCGGCAGCACGAGCCCGGGGAACAGCACCGAGTTCAGCGGGAAGAGGGGCAGACGGACGGTGGTCACGGCGCCCCAGCCTAATGGTCCGGGGCACCGGCTCGGCCCCGGTGCCCGTTCCCCGGCCGCGGGTGCGCCGGCACCAGCCCGGCGAGGGTGGCCCCGGGAGCGGCCCGCAGCAGTTCCTCGCGCAGCCGCAGGAAGTGGCCGAGCGGGTCCCCGGAGACCCGCTCCCAGGGGAACGAGGTGGCGTACGGGCCGATCAGGCGCAGCTGGGTGCGGGCCTCCTCCCAGCGGTCCAGCCGCGCGAGGACGTACACCAGCTTGTTGCGGACCTCGGCGGGCCGCGGGTCGGCCGCCGGGAACCGGCCGGAGAGCGCGACGGCCCGGTCGGCCGCCGCGTCCAGCCGCTCGCGCGGCACCTCGGGACCGCAGTCGTCCGTCAGGTAGCCGACGGCCGCCCGGGCCGGCAGCGCCTGCACGAGCGAGCCGGCCGGGGCGTCCTGCGCGGCCCGCTCGGCGAAGTCGAAGCACGCGCGGTGCGAGCCGTGCCGGAAGGTGGCCAGGTAGCGCAGGGCGGCCACGTGGCAGCCGTAGTGGTGCGGGGCGCGCCGGACCGCGGCCTCCCACAGCTCCTCGAAGTAGCGGTGGCCGGCCCGGGAGCCGCGCGCGTGGTCGAGCGCGACCCGCCAGGGCACCGGGTCCCGGTGGTCGGCGCGCGCGGCGGCCGTGACCAGCGGGCTCACCTCGCGCAGCAGCTCGGCCCGGGCCGGCGAGGGCCAGGCGCGGTCCACCGCCAGCTGCGCCCCGAGGAGCAGGGCGTCGGGGTCCTCGGGAGCGGCCCGGCGCCACTGCTCGAACCACTCGGGGCGGGAGCGGGCGAAGGCGGCCAGGCGCCTCACGTACTGGTCCCGGTCCTCCCACTCGGCCGCCGCGCGGGTGGCGGCCAGGAGCGCGGAGGCGGCGCCGTGCTCGCCCCGGCCGGCCGCGACCAGCGCGGGCGCGAGGCGGGCGTCGGGCGCGTCGAGGACGGCCTCGTCCCCGGCCGGCCGTGCGGCGGCGGGGTGCGGGGCGCGACGTGTCGTCCGGACGGGGCGCAGGAACGCGGGCAGCAGAGCCATGGTGCCGACCATTGAAGGACGGTGGGCCGGCACCGCGCCAGGGGGACCGGGCAAGTCGTGGAAGGTTGTACGTCGGGCGGTCAAGGGACGGTAAAGGGTGACTGTTCAAGCGTTCCGGCGTCCCCGTCGGCGCCGGACGGCCGCGGGCGGCGCGGTCCGGCCCCTCCGCGCGCCGCCCCGGTCCCGGCACCGGGGCCTTTCGTCCGGCCCCTGCCGGACCCCGCGGGCCCGGCAGGATCCGGACGGCAGGCACTAGCTCCGGCGCAGCAGGCGGGTCGCCCCCGCCGCCACCGTCGTGGCCAGGACCCAGCCCAGCAGGACCATCGCCGTCACCAGCCACTGCCAGTCGCCGCGCAGTTGCCACTGGCCGGCCTGGCCCAGGTCGATCACCGGCAGCAGCAGGTCCAGGGTGAACAGGGCGGGGCTCCAGGCCGGATGGCCGCCGGGGTTCGTCGGCGGGTGGTCGGCGTGCGCGAACGCCAGCGTGCCCGCCGCCCACAGCACCGCCATCCACACCGCGGCCCGGCCCGGCCGGTAGCCGTAGGCCACCACCCAGTCCTGCAGGAACCCCCAGCACTTGGCGGCCGGCGGCAGCGTCTCGCGGCGCCGGCGCTGCTTGGCGAGCAGCACCTCACGGGCGTCCTCGTCCTCCCCGGCCGCGCGCAGCACGGCGGCCAGCCGCTCGTACGGCTCCGGGTTGTACTCGGCGGTGGCCGCCGCCACCCAGTCCAGCCGCGCGGCCAACGGGAACGGTCCCTGTGGCACCAGGTTCTCGTAGGTGAAGCCGCCCATGTGCAGGTGGCCCGGCTCCGGCCAGGCGCCCGCGCGGTCCACCAGGTTGATCACCCGGGCGCCGGACAGCACCACCTTGCCCCGCTGCGGCCGGTCCCCGAGGAAGCGCAGCTCCGGCGTCTGCACCCGGCGCAGGGACAGCTCCTGGTCGTCGGTGAGGGTGAACCCGGCCCGCTCCAGGTCGACCGCGTCCCCGAACCGCCCGTCGTCCAGCCGCACCCCGCCCCGGCACTCGAAGCGCTGGATGCGCGTCCCGCGCGCGGGGGTCGTCCCGCTCAGCAGCGGGTTGCCCACCCCCGCCGGGGTCAGGTACAGCGAGCGCTCGACGGTCAGCTGGGGCGCGTTGAGCGCGAGGCGGGCGTACGGGTTGGCCAGCTTCGCGCCGCGCAGGCTCAGCGAGACCCCGATCTTGGCGCTGCGCAGG
This is a stretch of genomic DNA from Streptomyces sp. TG1A-8. It encodes these proteins:
- a CDS encoding LON peptidase substrate-binding domain-containing protein, coding for MTTVRLPLFPLNSVLFPGLVLPLNVFEERYRAMMRDLLKTPEDEPRRFAVVAIRDGHEVAPSAPGMPDPTARPDRGPAAGFGPDPVKAFHAVACVADAATVRERADGTFEVLATGTTRVRLLSVEASGPFLTAELEELPEEPGDGAGALAEGVLRSFRQYQKRLAGARERSLTASAELPDEPSVVSYLVAAAMALDTPTKQRLLQAPDTASRLRDELKLLRSETAIIRNLPSLPAQDLTRTPTSPN
- a CDS encoding oxidoreductase yields the protein MTEGAGADAGDLPDDLTAAEAGMWQAFRNGSVYDLSSGDAVVDDPHGGHPWGPERSVRARIICWLLLDGPPALAGRVPALKIVGVRVLGSLDLAGGTVTPYVEMHGCRFDAEIVLPEARFTTVRLVDCSVPRLEAARVHTEGDLHLPRCRFQNGVRLTDARIGTDLLLNQAVVYRDRSGRSLAADGMTVGQDLQAELLESHGELSLRSAKIGVSLSLRGAKLANPYARLALNAPQLTVERSLYLTPAGVGNPLLSGTTPARGTRIQRFECRGGVRLDDGRFGDAVDLERAGFTLTDDQELSLRRVQTPELRFLGDRPQRGKVVLSGARVINLVDRAGAWPEPGHLHMGGFTYENLVPQGPFPLAARLDWVAAATAEYNPEPYERLAAVLRAAGEDEDAREVLLAKQRRRRETLPPAAKCWGFLQDWVVAYGYRPGRAAVWMAVLWAAGTLAFAHADHPPTNPGGHPAWSPALFTLDLLLPVIDLGQAGQWQLRGDWQWLVTAMVLLGWVLATTVAAGATRLLRRS